One window from the genome of Hyalangium gracile encodes:
- a CDS encoding MBOAT family O-acyltransferase, whose amino-acid sequence MQSTSIPYLAFLALTFGLYWLGHRHRIVRMSVLLIASLFFYTVWTPLPVLVFFWCAAFDHLIVKGLARAKSPGVRKALVTASVVSNLGLLATFKYAELFRETARSLLAPLGVAVREEPFGLLLPIGLSFLCFQAISYVVDVYRGKASADHSYLEHLLYLLFFPRVVSGPIVRASELLERFREVPTLTAEDGGRALYRIAVGLVKKMVIADVLGSGLVDPVFADPAAYTSAECLMAAVAYTFELYFDFSGYSDIAIGAATLFGFTFPENFARPYLAKNLFEFWNRWHMSLSSWLRDYLYIPLGGNRRSKPRVLFNLMTVMVLGGLWHGADWRFAVWGAVHGVGLCATRIWWWIRGGRPEAESVGVVRTAVGMLLTFTVVVLTRIVFRAPNMSHAAEFYSRMMLLMPGLANVSLLVWVMLAVAVVSHMVPMKLYDLGGTIFVRLPAPVRAVALVALGLGIRHLTSVEARPYVYLQF is encoded by the coding sequence ATGCAGTCCACCAGCATCCCCTATCTGGCCTTCCTGGCCCTCACCTTCGGGCTGTACTGGCTGGGGCACCGCCACCGCATCGTTCGGATGAGCGTGCTGCTCATCGCGAGCCTCTTCTTCTACACGGTGTGGACGCCGCTGCCGGTGCTGGTGTTCTTCTGGTGCGCGGCGTTCGATCACCTGATCGTCAAGGGGCTGGCGCGAGCGAAGTCCCCGGGCGTGCGCAAGGCGCTGGTGACGGCGTCGGTGGTGTCCAACCTGGGCCTGCTGGCGACCTTCAAGTACGCGGAGCTGTTCCGCGAGACGGCGCGCTCGCTGCTGGCGCCGCTGGGCGTGGCGGTGCGCGAGGAGCCCTTCGGGCTGCTGCTGCCCATCGGGCTGTCGTTCCTCTGCTTCCAGGCCATCAGCTACGTGGTGGACGTGTACCGCGGCAAGGCGAGCGCGGACCATAGCTACCTGGAGCACCTGCTCTACCTGCTCTTCTTCCCGCGAGTCGTCTCCGGCCCCATCGTGCGCGCCTCGGAGCTGCTGGAGCGCTTCCGCGAGGTGCCCACGCTGACGGCGGAGGACGGCGGCCGCGCGCTGTACCGCATCGCGGTGGGCCTGGTGAAGAAGATGGTGATCGCGGACGTGCTGGGCAGCGGCCTGGTGGACCCGGTCTTCGCGGATCCGGCCGCGTACACCTCCGCCGAGTGCCTGATGGCGGCGGTGGCCTACACCTTCGAGCTGTACTTCGACTTCTCGGGGTACTCGGACATCGCCATCGGCGCGGCGACGCTGTTCGGCTTCACGTTCCCGGAGAACTTCGCGCGGCCCTACCTGGCGAAGAACCTGTTCGAGTTCTGGAACCGCTGGCACATGAGCCTGTCCAGCTGGCTGCGCGACTACCTCTACATTCCGCTGGGCGGCAACCGGCGCTCGAAGCCTCGGGTGCTGTTCAACCTGATGACGGTGATGGTGCTCGGCGGCCTGTGGCACGGAGCAGACTGGCGCTTCGCCGTCTGGGGTGCGGTGCACGGCGTGGGGCTGTGCGCCACCCGCATCTGGTGGTGGATCCGCGGCGGCCGGCCCGAGGCCGAGTCGGTGGGAGTGGTGCGCACCGCCGTGGGGATGCTGCTCACCTTCACGGTGGTGGTGCTCACGCGCATCGTCTTCCGCGCCCCGAACATGTCGCACGCGGCCGAGTTCTACTCGCGCATGATGCTGCTCATGCCCGGGCTGGCCAACGTGAGCCTGCTGGTGTGGGTGATGCTCGCGGTGGCGGTGGTGAGCCACATGGTGCCCATGAAGCTCTATGACCTCGGCGGGACGATCTTCGTGCGGCTGCCCGCGCCGGTGCGCGCGGTGGCGCTGGTGGCGCTCGGCCTGGGCATTCGCCACCTGACCTCCGTGGAGGCCCGGCCGTACGTCTACCTGCAGTTCTGA
- a CDS encoding CoA pyrophosphatase, giving the protein MSALFDTLEARLSSLPPRLVNLPGLVLRESAVLVPIFEREDVPYILFTRRPAHLRNHANQFSFPGGGRDPEDATPLHTALRETEEELGIERSRVRVLGMLDEQPTTTAFRIQPFVGVIPNDGQYRPNIEEVAFILEVPLSGLMDPAIRRTEKRSVGGTEYDVFFYTYESHVIWGATARILYMLLEHIAQLPVSIPSRPVGRGTA; this is encoded by the coding sequence GTGAGCGCCCTGTTCGACACGCTGGAGGCTCGACTGTCCTCCCTCCCGCCCCGGTTGGTGAACCTGCCGGGGTTGGTGCTGCGCGAGTCCGCGGTGCTCGTCCCGATCTTCGAGCGCGAGGACGTGCCCTACATCCTCTTCACGCGTCGTCCCGCCCATCTGCGCAACCACGCCAACCAGTTCTCGTTCCCCGGCGGCGGCCGGGACCCGGAGGATGCGACGCCGCTGCACACCGCGCTCCGGGAGACGGAGGAGGAGCTGGGCATCGAGCGCTCGCGGGTGCGCGTGCTCGGCATGCTGGACGAACAGCCCACGACGACGGCGTTCCGCATCCAGCCCTTCGTGGGCGTCATCCCCAACGACGGACAGTACCGGCCGAACATCGAAGAGGTGGCGTTCATCCTCGAGGTGCCGCTCTCGGGCCTGATGGACCCGGCCATCCGTCGCACCGAGAAGCGCTCGGTGGGGGGCACGGAGTACGACGTCTTCTTCTACACCTACGAGTCCCACGTCATCTGGGGCGCCACGGCGCGCATCCTCTACATGCTGCTGGAGCACATCGCGCAGCTGCCCGTGAGCATCCCGTCCCGGCCCGTCGGACGCGGAACGGCCTGA
- a CDS encoding undecaprenyl-diphosphate phosphatase, with translation MSLIEAIVLGLVQGLTEFLPISSTAHLRIVPELLGWKDPGAAYSAVIQLGTVAAVLIYFWRDLVKLTTAFFQGLARRQPFGTVESRLAWFVLVGTLPIGVMGLAFKKHIESSLRSLYIISASLIILAIILLIVERLAAHQRTLADMRLRDGLIIGVWQSLALIPGSSRSGTTLTGALSLGLKREDAARYSFLLSIPATTLAGVFELKHLLEADSRPSTVALVTGTVVAFGSGLASIAWLLRYLRTRSTMIFVVYRVALGLVLIGLLQAGVLEPLSGVESLTVPEKSLQPPVEKQVTD, from the coding sequence ATGAGTCTCATCGAAGCCATCGTCCTCGGGCTGGTCCAGGGACTCACCGAGTTCCTTCCCATCAGCTCCACGGCGCACCTGCGCATCGTCCCGGAGTTGCTCGGTTGGAAGGATCCGGGGGCGGCGTACTCCGCCGTCATCCAGCTCGGCACCGTGGCGGCCGTGCTCATCTACTTCTGGCGAGATCTGGTGAAGCTCACCACCGCCTTCTTCCAGGGGCTCGCGCGGCGCCAGCCGTTCGGCACCGTCGAGTCGCGGCTGGCGTGGTTCGTGCTCGTGGGCACGCTGCCCATCGGGGTGATGGGCCTGGCCTTCAAGAAGCACATCGAGAGCTCGCTGCGCTCGCTCTACATCATCTCCGCCAGCCTCATCATCCTGGCGATCATCCTCCTCATCGTGGAGCGCCTCGCCGCGCACCAGCGGACCCTGGCGGACATGCGCCTTCGGGACGGGCTGATCATCGGCGTGTGGCAGTCGCTGGCGCTCATCCCGGGCTCGTCGCGCTCGGGCACGACGCTCACCGGAGCGCTGTCGCTGGGGCTGAAGCGCGAGGACGCGGCCCGCTACTCCTTCCTGCTCTCCATTCCCGCCACCACGCTGGCGGGCGTCTTCGAGCTCAAGCACCTGCTGGAGGCGGACTCGCGGCCCTCCACCGTGGCCCTGGTGACGGGGACGGTGGTGGCCTTCGGCTCGGGGCTGGCGTCCATCGCGTGGCTGCTGCGCTACCTGCGCACCCGCTCGACGATGATCTTCGTGGTGTACCGCGTGGCGCTCGGGCTGGTGCTGATCGGGCTGCTGCAGGCGGGCGTGCTCGAGCCCCTCTCCGGCGTGGAGAGCCTCACGGTGCCGGAGAAGTCGCTCCAGCCTCCCGTGGAGAAGCAGGTGACGGACTGA
- a CDS encoding YchJ family protein gives MPPAPLCPCSSGLRYRQCCAPYHRGEAEPPDAEALMRSRYSAFALREVAWLWKSLHPDHPDRSRPEAEMLKELRTYAQGHQFPGLVVMDRRPPDERGVAQVLFFAKVFERGKDRSFVERSDFRHDGKGWRYVSGAARLPKDLAGPPEALTLATFPE, from the coding sequence ATGCCCCCTGCCCCGCTCTGCCCCTGTTCCTCCGGACTCCGCTACCGCCAGTGCTGCGCCCCCTACCACCGAGGCGAGGCCGAGCCGCCCGACGCGGAAGCCCTGATGCGCTCGCGCTACAGCGCCTTCGCGCTCCGAGAGGTGGCCTGGCTCTGGAAGAGCCTGCACCCGGACCACCCGGACCGCTCCCGCCCGGAGGCGGAGATGCTCAAGGAGCTGCGAACCTACGCGCAGGGCCACCAGTTCCCGGGGCTCGTGGTGATGGATCGCCGACCACCGGATGAGCGGGGCGTGGCGCAGGTGCTCTTCTTCGCCAAGGTGTTCGAGCGCGGCAAGGACCGCTCCTTCGTGGAGCGCTCGGACTTCCGCCACGACGGGAAGGGCTGGCGCTACGTGTCGGGCGCCGCGCGCCTCCCGAAGGACCTGGCGGGGCCGCCAGAGGCGCTCACGCTGGCCACCTTCCCGGAGTAA
- the metK gene encoding methionine adenosyltransferase, whose translation MPTDFLFTSESVTEGHPDKIADQISDGVLDAIIAKDPQGRVAVETLVKTGLAIVAGEVTTNCYVDIPKIVRSTICRIGYTDSSMGYDGNTCGVMVAIEGQSQDIARGVDNKKEQGAGDQGMMFGYACDETPELMPAPIHYAHALTRRLADVRRKQHPWIRPDGKSQVTIEYKDGRPVRIDTVVVSTQHADDISNKKIHEAIREDVIAKVLPAKLLDKKTKYFINPTGRFVVGGPMGDSGVTGRKIIVDTYGGMGRHGGGAFSGKDPSKVDRSAAYMGRYIAKNVVAAGLARRCEVQVSYAIGVADPVSVMVETFGTATVAEEKIAQAVRQTFGLRPREITEHLDLLRPIYQKTAAYGHFGRTEKEFTWERTDKKDLLREALGGSSRLKAVGSP comes from the coding sequence ATGCCTACCGACTTCCTGTTCACGTCTGAATCCGTCACTGAAGGGCACCCGGACAAGATCGCCGATCAGATCTCCGACGGCGTGCTGGATGCCATCATCGCCAAGGACCCGCAGGGCCGCGTCGCCGTGGAGACGCTGGTCAAGACGGGCCTCGCCATCGTCGCGGGCGAGGTGACGACGAACTGTTACGTGGACATCCCGAAGATCGTCCGGTCGACCATCTGCCGCATCGGCTACACGGACAGCTCGATGGGCTACGACGGCAACACCTGCGGCGTGATGGTGGCCATCGAGGGCCAGAGCCAGGACATCGCCCGCGGCGTGGACAACAAGAAGGAGCAGGGCGCCGGCGACCAGGGCATGATGTTCGGCTACGCCTGCGACGAGACGCCGGAGCTGATGCCGGCCCCCATCCACTACGCCCACGCGCTCACCCGCCGGCTGGCCGACGTGCGCCGCAAGCAGCACCCGTGGATCCGTCCGGACGGCAAGAGCCAGGTCACCATCGAGTACAAGGATGGCCGCCCGGTGCGCATCGACACGGTGGTGGTGTCCACGCAGCACGCGGATGACATCTCCAACAAGAAGATCCACGAGGCCATCCGCGAGGACGTGATCGCCAAGGTCCTGCCGGCGAAGCTGCTGGACAAGAAGACCAAGTACTTCATCAACCCCACCGGGCGGTTCGTGGTGGGTGGCCCCATGGGCGACTCGGGCGTGACGGGTCGGAAGATCATCGTCGACACCTACGGCGGCATGGGCCGTCACGGCGGCGGCGCCTTCTCGGGCAAGGACCCGTCGAAGGTGGACCGCTCGGCGGCGTACATGGGCCGCTACATCGCCAAGAACGTGGTGGCCGCTGGCCTGGCGCGCCGCTGCGAGGTGCAGGTCTCCTACGCCATCGGCGTGGCGGACCCGGTCAGCGTGATGGTGGAGACGTTTGGCACGGCGACGGTGGCCGAGGAGAAGATCGCGCAGGCGGTGCGCCAGACGTTCGGTCTGCGCCCGCGCGAGATCACCGAGCACCTGGACCTGCTGCGGCCCATCTACCAGAAGACCGCCGCGTACGGGCACTTCGGTCGCACCGAGAAGGAGTTCACCTGGGAGCGCACCGACAAGAAGGACCTGCTGCGTGAGGCCCTGGGCGGCTCGTCGCGGCTGAAGGCCGTGGGCAGCCCGTAA
- a CDS encoding MlaC/ttg2D family ABC transporter substrate-binding protein, whose amino-acid sequence MNARLRSVSLLAALVLCVPALAAPNEAVTKPVKTVVQSVRYNKDLAALKNFGGEQQAKFLLGEAWDKASEEQRKEFIELFHTLFAKIAFPKVRDNFKNLASITYEDPEVAGEEAKVGSTVVIDHPVKKQELKLKYSLAKDKGGWKVVDVAVLGDSMLTGIRDDQVRPLLKEGGWDALITAMREKNKELAKVTLK is encoded by the coding sequence ATGAACGCTCGCCTCCGCTCCGTCTCCCTCCTGGCCGCCCTCGTGCTCTGCGTACCGGCGCTCGCCGCGCCGAACGAGGCCGTGACCAAGCCCGTGAAGACCGTCGTCCAGTCCGTGCGCTACAACAAGGATCTGGCTGCCCTGAAGAACTTCGGCGGAGAGCAGCAGGCGAAGTTCCTCCTGGGCGAGGCCTGGGACAAGGCCTCCGAGGAGCAGCGCAAGGAGTTCATCGAGCTGTTCCACACCCTCTTCGCGAAGATCGCCTTCCCCAAGGTCCGCGACAACTTCAAGAACCTGGCCTCCATCACCTACGAGGACCCCGAGGTGGCCGGCGAGGAGGCGAAGGTGGGCTCCACCGTCGTCATCGATCACCCGGTGAAGAAGCAGGAGCTGAAGCTCAAGTACTCCCTGGCCAAGGACAAGGGCGGCTGGAAGGTGGTCGACGTGGCGGTGCTCGGCGACTCCATGCTCACCGGCATCCGCGATGATCAGGTGCGCCCCCTGTTGAAGGAGGGCGGCTGGGACGCGCTGATCACCGCCATGCGCGAGAAGAACAAGGAGCTGGCGAAGGTCACCCTGAAGTAA
- a CDS encoding site-specific recombinase translates to MPNSHITMPPRSRAEPSSREVDAFCVRYAPRAPGHASVRDLCRLLYALPTDGLESRFSWVEKLVAWLREPRPAHGLVEADEPESSAAASRLTLLLRVLEGEAATRQAVARLVGHIAAEARGLKLFAQVGLPGRQGFFSELTDRVLRHLLPAPPDPERLSELLLRLFPGPAELDWLQSLPIAPLARLLALVSEPQHPLPAPAGLMRSHLVDALTLVAAQTAALGLAEDVRDRSPEVAFRASPFLRLRRSCDSVLARDAAQDTLRELNAALGECRQVVTLVTGHLEQSGVSVDLVYRLERIWRGLDRMEAIARVLGAARGEERCREGLVLVTELLRHAYSDRSVRALMRTNLRLLARKVIERAGHSGEHSITSSRAEFHALLHSAAGGGLLTAFTAALTLFLTKLALAPFFGGLLAALTYAGSFVLMQLLGFTLATQQHSTTAATLAGAIGEGGTRERLRRLVELIPRITRSQLAAALGNLSCVMPAAVGLALAWQHLTGQPFLTVEKARGIVESFHPWRSGTLLWAAFTGGLLWASSLAAGWLENFLVYRRIPEALAHHRGVRRMLGEARAQRLAEAVLRHSAGIGGGVTLGVLLAIAPGIGRFFGLPLAVRHVTLSFGALAFAGCALGPEAVTQPDFLAALLGVLAIGALNLAVSFALALAVALRARDVPLKDGLLLARALAVRFLRQPRAFLLPPPETPASHPAEAPGAADSAPAPGPPAL, encoded by the coding sequence ATGCCCAACTCCCACATCACCATGCCGCCCCGCTCGCGCGCCGAGCCCTCCTCTCGTGAGGTGGACGCCTTCTGTGTGCGCTATGCCCCCCGTGCTCCGGGCCATGCGTCCGTGAGGGACTTGTGCCGGCTGCTGTATGCCCTGCCCACGGACGGGCTGGAGAGCCGCTTCTCCTGGGTGGAGAAGCTCGTGGCCTGGCTGCGCGAGCCGCGCCCCGCGCATGGGCTCGTCGAGGCCGATGAGCCCGAGAGCTCCGCCGCCGCCAGCCGATTGACGCTGCTGCTCCGGGTGCTCGAGGGTGAGGCCGCCACGCGACAGGCCGTGGCCCGGCTGGTGGGCCACATCGCCGCCGAGGCCCGGGGCCTGAAGCTCTTCGCCCAGGTGGGCCTGCCGGGCCGCCAGGGCTTCTTCTCCGAGCTCACCGACCGCGTGCTGCGGCACCTGCTCCCCGCGCCGCCGGATCCGGAGCGGCTCTCGGAGCTGCTGCTGCGGCTGTTCCCGGGCCCCGCGGAGCTGGACTGGCTGCAGTCCCTTCCCATCGCGCCCCTGGCGCGGCTGCTCGCCCTGGTGAGCGAGCCGCAGCACCCGCTGCCCGCGCCCGCCGGGTTGATGCGCTCCCACCTGGTGGATGCCCTCACCCTGGTGGCCGCGCAGACGGCGGCGCTGGGGCTGGCCGAGGACGTGCGAGACCGCAGCCCCGAGGTGGCCTTCCGCGCCTCGCCCTTCCTGCGCCTGCGCCGTAGCTGCGACAGCGTGCTGGCCCGTGACGCGGCCCAGGACACCCTGCGCGAGCTGAACGCCGCGCTGGGGGAGTGCCGGCAGGTGGTCACCCTCGTCACCGGCCACCTCGAGCAGTCCGGCGTGAGCGTGGACCTCGTGTACCGCCTGGAGCGCATCTGGCGCGGGCTGGACCGCATGGAGGCCATCGCCCGGGTGCTCGGGGCGGCCCGGGGCGAGGAGCGCTGCCGCGAGGGGCTGGTGCTCGTGACGGAGCTGCTGCGCCACGCGTACTCGGACCGCTCCGTGCGGGCGCTGATGCGCACCAACCTCCGGCTCCTGGCGCGCAAGGTCATCGAGCGCGCCGGCCACTCGGGCGAGCACTCCATCACCTCCAGCCGGGCCGAGTTCCACGCCCTGCTGCACTCGGCCGCGGGAGGCGGGCTGCTCACCGCCTTCACGGCGGCGCTCACGCTCTTCCTCACGAAGCTCGCGCTGGCGCCCTTCTTCGGCGGCCTGCTCGCCGCGCTCACCTACGCCGGCAGCTTCGTGCTGATGCAGCTGCTCGGCTTCACCCTCGCCACCCAGCAGCACTCCACGACGGCGGCGACTCTGGCGGGAGCCATCGGCGAGGGGGGTACCCGCGAGCGGCTGCGGCGGCTGGTGGAGCTCATCCCCCGCATCACCCGCTCCCAGCTCGCGGCGGCCCTGGGCAACCTGAGCTGCGTGATGCCCGCCGCGGTGGGCCTGGCCCTCGCCTGGCAGCACCTCACCGGTCAGCCGTTCCTCACCGTCGAGAAGGCTCGCGGCATCGTGGAGTCCTTCCATCCCTGGCGCAGCGGCACCCTGCTGTGGGCCGCCTTCACCGGCGGGCTGCTCTGGGCCTCGAGCCTGGCGGCGGGCTGGCTCGAGAACTTCCTCGTCTACCGGCGCATCCCCGAGGCGCTCGCCCACCACCGCGGGGTGCGGAGGATGCTCGGCGAGGCCCGCGCCCAGCGCCTCGCGGAGGCCGTGCTGCGCCACTCGGCAGGAATCGGCGGCGGCGTCACGCTGGGCGTCCTGCTGGCCATCGCCCCGGGCATCGGGCGCTTCTTCGGCCTGCCCCTGGCCGTGCGCCACGTCACCCTCTCCTTCGGCGCGCTGGCCTTCGCCGGGTGCGCCCTGGGGCCCGAGGCGGTGACGCAGCCCGACTTCCTCGCCGCCCTGCTGGGCGTGCTGGCCATCGGCGCCCTCAACCTGGCTGTCTCCTTCGCGCTCGCCCTTGCCGTGGCCCTCCGAGCCCGAGACGTGCCACTCAAGGACGGCCTGCTGCTGGCCCGGGCGCTCGCGGTGCGCTTCCTGCGCCAGCCCCGCGCCTTCCTGCTCCCCCCACCCGAGACGCCCGCCTCCCACCCGGCCGAGGCGCCTGGAGCCGCTGACTCCGCTCCCGCCCCCGGCCCACCTGCCCTCTGA
- a CDS encoding efflux RND transporter permease subunit — protein MSASSHPPHRFALAYAGLMVRRPGLVLLVILALLGVSAWGTSKLTINSNQLDLISQDLPEVKEVKRIIDMVGGSGYFMLALRSSDEATLKRVADDLAARLQADKENVRFVTYKIPVEFVQQNMALFIKTEDLAEGKSRISRYMKDQLRRNNPFFIELKKTEPVKLDLQDLINKYSSVGKKSIIDDYYISPDRKMMMMLIKPMWDTNELGKTKAYVTKLTQELAEYSKTNPQGVKLVEDYELMGDDKTVAYGYTGSYKTAVDDSYAIEESLQPVAIYAFLAILAITIAFFRKWAPTVIVVSGMVIGTIITMGFTYATVGELNMITSILGGILMGFGIDFGIHFVFRTRLELGAGKPYDIAIRDAIINAGRPAMVSAVVTAGSFFVLMVSEFRGFSQFGFLAGCGTLILGLTLFSWSPALLALIGRMNPALPARLIGTMTPPATNNASGKEIRFPRPGLLLGVSSTIVVLVCACAIPWSSQEVSASKELPLLERITHGVRFNYNTRALMPANQPSVQLQDEIARRFQISSDPIAVYTKTLEEAKEVYDELTLNKEKYKSIDQVVSIYTFVPPPEVAQANAKILQEWQEELKDIDVAALPPEMQEKAAVFKKMLEARPFDVKGVPEIYATQFRHLPTTKPENHGFLTFIYPSVDLWDGKLMLQFADETSVIKTASGKEFRSAGAAQLYARLARIVLKDGQLTVILVALWILVMHFADFRSVPLALASVIPLTVGLAMMLGFMAIFDLRLNFMNIIILPILLGFGVSHGLYLLHRFLEGTSPVVALRSVGAAVASSTLTAVSGFAALLAASHNGLRSMGLVACIGLITTLVVSFTVLAAVMQLMHDRRVRKAGQQPPSDTGTPGGPSAETRAA, from the coding sequence ATGAGCGCCTCGTCCCACCCGCCGCACCGCTTCGCTCTCGCCTACGCCGGACTCATGGTCCGCAGGCCGGGCCTGGTCCTCCTCGTCATCCTCGCGCTGCTCGGCGTCTCCGCCTGGGGCACCTCGAAGCTGACCATCAACTCCAACCAGCTCGATCTCATCTCGCAGGATCTCCCCGAGGTGAAGGAGGTCAAGCGCATCATCGACATGGTCGGTGGCAGCGGCTACTTCATGCTCGCGCTGCGCTCCTCGGACGAGGCCACCCTCAAGCGCGTCGCGGACGACCTGGCGGCGAGGCTCCAGGCGGACAAGGAGAACGTCCGCTTCGTCACCTACAAGATTCCCGTCGAGTTCGTGCAGCAGAACATGGCCCTCTTCATCAAGACGGAGGACCTGGCCGAGGGCAAGTCGCGCATCAGCCGCTACATGAAGGACCAGCTGCGCCGCAACAACCCGTTCTTCATCGAGCTGAAGAAGACCGAGCCCGTGAAGCTCGACCTGCAGGACCTGATCAACAAGTACTCCAGCGTCGGCAAGAAGAGCATCATCGACGACTACTACATCTCGCCCGATCGCAAGATGATGATGATGCTCATCAAGCCGATGTGGGACACCAACGAGCTCGGCAAGACGAAGGCCTACGTCACCAAGCTCACCCAGGAGCTGGCCGAGTACTCCAAGACGAACCCCCAGGGCGTGAAGCTGGTGGAGGACTACGAGCTGATGGGTGACGACAAGACGGTCGCCTACGGCTACACCGGCTCGTACAAGACGGCGGTGGACGACTCGTACGCCATCGAGGAGTCGCTCCAGCCGGTGGCCATCTACGCCTTCCTGGCCATCCTGGCCATCACCATCGCCTTCTTCCGCAAGTGGGCGCCCACCGTCATCGTCGTGAGCGGCATGGTGATTGGCACCATCATCACCATGGGCTTCACCTACGCCACCGTGGGTGAGCTCAACATGATCACCAGCATCCTGGGCGGAATCCTGATGGGGTTCGGCATCGACTTCGGCATCCACTTCGTCTTCCGCACGAGGCTGGAGCTGGGCGCCGGCAAGCCGTACGACATCGCCATCCGGGACGCCATCATCAACGCGGGCCGCCCGGCCATGGTGTCCGCGGTGGTGACGGCCGGCTCGTTCTTCGTGCTCATGGTCAGCGAGTTCCGCGGCTTCAGCCAGTTCGGCTTCCTGGCCGGCTGCGGCACGCTCATCCTCGGCCTCACCCTGTTCTCGTGGAGCCCGGCGCTGCTGGCGCTCATCGGCCGCATGAACCCCGCGCTGCCCGCGCGGCTCATCGGCACCATGACGCCCCCGGCCACCAACAACGCCTCGGGCAAGGAGATCCGCTTCCCCCGGCCCGGCCTGCTGCTGGGCGTCAGCTCCACCATCGTCGTGCTGGTGTGCGCGTGCGCCATCCCCTGGAGCAGCCAGGAGGTGTCCGCCAGCAAGGAGCTGCCCCTGCTCGAGCGCATCACCCACGGCGTGCGCTTCAACTACAACACCCGCGCGCTGATGCCGGCCAACCAGCCCTCCGTCCAGCTCCAGGACGAGATCGCCCGCCGGTTCCAGATCTCCAGCGACCCCATCGCCGTCTACACCAAGACGCTCGAGGAGGCGAAGGAGGTCTACGACGAGCTGACGCTGAACAAGGAGAAGTACAAGTCCATCGACCAGGTGGTCAGCATCTACACCTTCGTGCCTCCGCCCGAGGTGGCCCAGGCCAACGCGAAGATCCTCCAGGAGTGGCAGGAGGAGCTGAAGGACATCGACGTGGCCGCCCTGCCGCCCGAGATGCAGGAGAAGGCCGCCGTCTTCAAGAAGATGCTGGAGGCGCGGCCCTTCGACGTGAAGGGCGTGCCGGAGATCTACGCCACCCAGTTCCGCCACCTGCCCACCACGAAGCCGGAGAACCACGGCTTCCTCACGTTCATCTACCCGAGCGTGGACCTGTGGGACGGCAAGCTGATGCTCCAGTTCGCCGACGAGACGAGCGTCATCAAGACCGCCTCCGGCAAGGAGTTCCGCTCCGCCGGCGCCGCGCAGCTCTACGCGCGGCTGGCGCGCATCGTCCTCAAGGATGGGCAGCTCACCGTCATCCTGGTGGCGCTGTGGATCCTCGTCATGCACTTCGCGGACTTCCGCAGCGTGCCGCTGGCGCTCGCCTCCGTCATTCCGCTCACCGTGGGCCTGGCGATGATGCTGGGGTTCATGGCCATCTTCGATCTGCGCCTGAACTTCATGAACATCATCATCCTGCCCATCCTCCTGGGCTTCGGAGTGAGCCACGGCCTCTACCTGCTCCACCGCTTCCTGGAGGGCACCTCGCCCGTGGTGGCGCTGCGCAGCGTGGGCGCCGCGGTGGCCTCCTCCACGCTGACGGCGGTGTCCGGCTTCGCCGCGCTACTGGCGGCCAGCCACAACGGCCTGCGCTCCATGGGACTGGTGGCCTGCATCGGCCTCATCACCACGCTGGTGGTGTCCTTCACGGTGCTCGCCGCGGTGATGCAGCTGATGCACGACCGGCGCGTGCGCAAGGCCGGTCAGCAGCCCCCCTCGGACACCGGGACCCCCGGGGGCCCGAGCGCCGAGACCCGGGCCGCCTAG
- a CDS encoding MXAN_6521/LA_1396 family lipoprotein: protein MMTKRLALAVGLAGLAACATVKDSFTRPDYEQVDQHKVKRLAVVTQPLPDGKQALGELWSLIARQYINQNRDFLVKSNTTLAEPATDASLKALCVEGIEGVLLLVPEVKRTQDGADEAVRARLMRCEDGQDVWTAEATGSWGSQDEKYRERAAQYVQQFGPEVEPYVVPTYKLLKATLDTLPNPKLTEQDIDEKIELGE from the coding sequence ATGATGACGAAGCGACTCGCGCTCGCGGTGGGCCTGGCGGGGCTGGCGGCCTGCGCCACGGTGAAGGACAGCTTCACCCGCCCCGACTACGAGCAGGTGGATCAGCACAAGGTGAAGCGGCTGGCCGTGGTGACGCAGCCGCTGCCCGACGGCAAGCAGGCCCTGGGCGAGCTGTGGAGCCTCATCGCCCGCCAGTACATCAACCAGAACCGCGACTTCCTGGTGAAGTCCAACACCACCCTGGCCGAGCCCGCCACCGACGCCTCGCTCAAGGCGCTGTGCGTCGAGGGCATCGAGGGCGTGCTCCTGCTGGTGCCCGAGGTGAAGCGCACCCAGGACGGCGCGGACGAGGCGGTGCGCGCCCGGCTGATGCGCTGCGAGGACGGCCAGGACGTGTGGACGGCCGAGGCCACCGGGAGCTGGGGCTCGCAGGACGAGAAGTACCGCGAGCGCGCCGCGCAGTACGTCCAGCAGTTCGGGCCCGAGGTGGAGCCCTACGTCGTCCCCACCTACAAGCTGCTCAAGGCCACGCTCGACACGCTGCCCAACCCCAAGCTCACCGAGCAGGACATCGACGAGAAGATCGAGCTGGGGGAGTAG